One segment of Castanea sativa cultivar Marrone di Chiusa Pesio chromosome 3, ASM4071231v1 DNA contains the following:
- the LOC142629423 gene encoding uncharacterized protein LOC142629423: MGKSTSSLLSICNRLIIRVSLPFRAFTSHYCSTIRENAKTPFQIPNQFLKSVRNHCKSRTFKNLDHALGLFDTMLHMHPLPSIVDFTQLLGAVSKMKHYSVVVTLIQRMESFGISPNDYTLNVLINCYCHLNRVDFGFSVLATILKLGYQPNRITLTTLVKGLCLRGNISGAVRLVEEMENKGYQPDTITCGTILNGLCKIGQTGVAIRLLRKLEKGNFEQNVVLYSTVIDSLCKDRLVTEALNLLSEMTSKGIHPDIVTYSCVIQGLCNSGRWRETATLLNEMVQRKIMPDVQTFSILVDTLCKEGMLTEAKEVFDVMIQRGIDPNEVTYNSLIDGYCLQNRLDEAVKTFNMMVEKGCSPNVFSYNILINRYCKSKRIDEAMRLFHEMSNKGMIPNVVTYNTLIGGFCRVERVQAALELFNTMQACGQHPDPQTYAILLDGFFKNRQIAEAMALIQEMEDKRLDCDIVIYGILIDGFCNVGELTTAREIFSALPVKGLKPDVWTYTIMIKGFCKNGLVDEASELLEKMDGSGCSPNEHTYNAIIQGFLQHRETSKAMKYLKMMVDKGFSANATIAALFIDLLLSNQVDENIQELLPKFE, translated from the coding sequence ATGGGTAAATCAACATCCTCTCTTCTTTCTATATGCAATCGTTTGATTATTAGAGTAAGCCTTCCATTTCGTGCTTTTACTTCTCATTATTGTTCTACTATTAGAGAAAATGCGAAAACCCCATTTCAGATTCCGAATCAGTTTTTGAAATCTGTGAGAAATCACTGCAAATCTCGAACCTTTAAGAATCTTGATCATGCCTTAGGCCTGTTTGATACAATGCTTCACATGCACCCTTTGCCTTCCATTGTCGATTTTACTCAATTGTTGGGTGCGGTTTCAAAAATGAAGCATTACTCTGTAGTCGTTACTCTAATTCAACGAATGGAATCATTCGGAATCTCTCCCAATGATTATACTCTCAATGTTTTGATTAATTGCTACTGCCATTTGAACCGGGTCGATTTTGGGTTCTCTGTCTTAGcaacaattttgaaacttgGATATCAACCAAACCGTATAACTCTAACCACTCTTGTCAAGGGGCTTTGTCTTAGAGGTAATATTTCTGGAGCTGTGAGGTTGGTAGAGGAAATGGAGAACAAAGGGTACCAACCTGATACAATTACTTGTGGAACAATACTAAACGGTCTGTGTAAGATTGGCCAGACTGGTGTGGCTATTAGGTTGCTCAGGAAGCTTGAAAAAGggaattttgaacaaaatgtGGTGCTCTATAGCACAGTCATTGACAGTTTATGTAAGGACAGATTGGTGACTGAGGCTTTGAACCTTTTATCTGAAATGACAAGTAAAGGCATTCACCCAGACATTGTCACTTACAGTTGCGTAATTCAAGGACTATGCAATTCTGGTCGGTGGAGGGAGACTGCTACCTTGTTGAATGAGATGGTTCAAAGGAAGATCATGCCAGATGTACAAACATTTAGCATATTGGTGGACACACTTTGCAAGGAAGGGATGTTGACTGAGGCAAAAGAAGTTTTTGATGTGATGATTCAGAGAGGCATTGATCCTAACGAAGTCACTTACAATTCTTTGATTGATGGTTATTGTTTGCAAAACAGACTGGACGAGGCAGTTAAGACGTTTAATATGATGGTTGAGAAGGGTTGTTCACCCAATGTGTTTAGCTATAACATATTGATCAATAGATATTGCAAAAGTAAAAGAATTGATGAGGCAATGCGTTTGTTTCATGAAATGTCCAACAAGGGAATGATTCCTAATGTAGTGACTTACAACACTCTTATAGGTGGGTTTTGTCGAGTGGAGAGAGTCCAGGCTGCACTAGAGCTATTCAATACAATGCAAGCTTGTGGCCAACATCCAGATCCCCAAACCTATGCCATCTTGTTAGATGGTTTTTTTAAGAATAGACAAATTGCTGAGGCAATGGCATTGATTCAGGAGATGGAAGATAAAAGGCTGGACTGTGATATTGTTATTTACGGCATCTTGATTGATGGTTTCTGCAATGTTGGGGAACTTACGACTGCAAGAGAAATCTTTAGTGCCCTTCCTGTAAAAGGATTGAAACCTGATGTTTGGACTTACACTATAATGATCAAAGGATTTTGCAAGAATGGACTAGTTGATGAAGCGAGTGAGCTGCTTGAGAAAATGGATGGTAGTGGTTGTTCACCTAATGAGCACACATATAACGCAATAATCCAAGGGTTTTTGCAACATAGAGAGACATCAAAGGCAATGAAATATCTCAAAATGATGGTTGACAAGGGATTTTCAGCAAACGCAACAATTGCTGCCTTGTTTATTGATTTGCTGTTGTCTAATCAAGTAGATGAAAATATTCAAGAGTTGCTTCCAAAGTTTGAGTGA